In one Haloplanus salinus genomic region, the following are encoded:
- a CDS encoding pyridoxal phosphate-dependent aminotransferase produces the protein MTDFDFAGRVGRVEPSATLAISNLANELEADGIDVVDLSVGEPDFDTPENIKDAAEASLEAGNTGYTSSNGIPELREAIADKLRADGIDCEAGNVVVTPGGKQALYEIFHTLIDQGDEAVLLDPAWVSYEAQAKMAGADLSRVDLSPYGFQLEPALDDLAETVSDDTELLVVNSPSNPTGAVYSDAALEGVRDLAVEHDITVISDEIYDEITYGVDQTSLGSIEGMGDRTLTVNGFSKAYAMTGWRLGYFCAPEAFVSQAGKIQSHSVSCAVNFVQHGGVEALRNTDEAVGEMRAAFRERRDMLAELLADHGVDVSVGDGAFYMMLPIDEDCEALAASDWGSGDEPRPVDQAWCEGAIQEAHVATVPGSAFGTPGYARISYAASQERLQEGVERLAEGGYI, from the coding sequence ATGACTGACTTCGACTTTGCCGGACGCGTCGGGCGTGTCGAACCGAGTGCGACCCTCGCGATCAGCAACCTCGCCAACGAACTCGAGGCCGACGGCATCGACGTCGTCGACCTCTCGGTCGGCGAACCGGACTTCGACACGCCGGAGAACATCAAGGACGCGGCCGAAGCGTCGCTGGAAGCCGGCAACACGGGCTACACCTCCTCGAACGGCATTCCGGAGCTTCGCGAAGCCATCGCGGACAAACTACGGGCGGACGGCATCGACTGCGAGGCGGGCAACGTGGTCGTCACCCCCGGCGGCAAACAGGCGCTCTACGAGATTTTCCACACCCTGATCGATCAGGGTGACGAAGCGGTCCTCCTCGACCCCGCGTGGGTCTCGTACGAGGCGCAGGCGAAGATGGCCGGCGCCGACCTCTCGCGGGTCGACCTCTCGCCGTACGGGTTCCAGCTCGAACCCGCGCTCGACGACCTCGCGGAGACGGTGAGCGACGACACCGAACTCCTCGTGGTCAACTCGCCGTCGAACCCGACGGGCGCCGTCTACTCCGACGCCGCGCTGGAGGGCGTCCGTGACCTCGCCGTCGAACACGACATCACCGTCATCTCCGACGAGATATACGACGAGATCACCTACGGCGTCGACCAGACGAGCCTCGGGAGCATAGAGGGCATGGGCGACCGGACGCTCACGGTCAACGGCTTCTCGAAGGCCTACGCGATGACCGGGTGGCGGCTCGGCTACTTCTGCGCGCCCGAGGCGTTCGTCTCCCAAGCAGGCAAGATCCAGTCCCACTCCGTCTCCTGTGCGGTCAACTTCGTCCAGCACGGGGGCGTCGAGGCCCTCCGCAACACCGACGAGGCGGTCGGCGAGATGCGCGCGGCGTTCCGCGAACGCCGCGACATGCTCGCGGAGCTCCTCGCCGACCACGGCGTCGACGTCTCCGTCGGTGACGGCGCGTTCTACATGATGCTCCCCATCGACGAGGACTGCGAGGCGCTTGCCGCCTCGGACTGGGGGAGCGGCGACGAGCCGCGACCGGTCGACCAGGCGTGGTGTGAGGGTGCCATCCAGGAGGCTCACGTCGCCACCGTCCCCGGCAGCGCGTTCGGGACGCCCGGCTACGCCCGCATCTCGTACGCGGCGAGTCAGGAGCGGCTACAGGAGGGCGTCGAGCGGCTGGCCGAGGGCGGCTACATCTAA
- the ribH gene encoding 6,7-dimethyl-8-ribityllumazine synthase has product MVRLGLVVAQFNASVTEPMAEEARAAAAEADAEVVEAVDVPGAYDAPLAADRLARREDIDAVAVIGAIVTGDTAHDRVIGDATARALTQVSLDRDTPVTFGVSGPGMSGAEARERVEKGAEAVNAAVEMVRTLP; this is encoded by the coding sequence ATGGTTCGACTGGGGCTGGTGGTGGCGCAGTTCAACGCGTCGGTCACCGAGCCGATGGCGGAGGAAGCGCGGGCGGCGGCCGCCGAGGCGGACGCCGAAGTCGTCGAGGCCGTCGACGTGCCGGGGGCGTACGACGCGCCGCTGGCGGCGGACCGGCTCGCCCGCCGCGAGGACATCGACGCGGTGGCGGTGATCGGCGCCATCGTCACCGGCGATACGGCGCACGACCGGGTGATCGGCGACGCGACGGCACGGGCGCTGACACAGGTAAGCCTCGACCGCGACACGCCGGTCACCTTCGGCGTCAGTGGGCCGGGAATGAGCGGGGCGGAAGCGCGGGAGCGCGTCGAGAAAGGAGCGGAAGCGGTAAACGCAGCCGTCGAGATGGTACGTACGTTACCATGA
- a CDS encoding flippase activity-associated protein Agl23 — protein sequence MPFDARRRALQAVLAITALALAVRLVGLGARIFHWDEGRVGYWILRYHESGQFAYRPIVHGPFLFVVNDWVFSIPFLGASDFSARLIVAVVGGLLPLSAWLLRDRLRDAELVALAVVLAVNPLLVYYSRFMRNDVLVGAFAFVALALFVRAVDRGDARLVYPAAAAMGLAFTTKENAVVYVLCYLGAGALLLDHRLFGAARSNRSVVRLVRRDWRTALAYRLGAWGGSVRRGIGLAALHTVGALVAFVAVVVFFYAPRPDLWAALASPSRLPGVVEAATVGSWESFYSLWVAGSHQNHDYLPFLYDYLETLLYGAPFVLLFALLGFVADGYGEDGYRDVVAFAAYWGVVSIIGYPVATDIRAPWAAVHAVIPLAVPAAVGVAATARRVRETIRAADDADASGSLTPATWTRPAVLAAIVLCAAAVGAVGANAAYANSASDEAAGEVIQWAQPENDLKDTLELVRGVVRANEGTDVLFVGTHTPGNPSDVRFYVANESTLDQPRPGGPSWHTRLPLPWYLERYGAEVTSTAPDASLPADPPPVVVAAGWDEDRVARELQGYERHRHDFRLWSDEIVVFVDESALERARGQGDT from the coding sequence ATGCCGTTCGACGCCCGCCGCCGCGCCCTCCAGGCGGTCCTCGCCATTACCGCCCTCGCCCTCGCGGTTCGACTCGTCGGCCTCGGCGCCCGCATCTTCCACTGGGACGAGGGCCGCGTCGGCTACTGGATACTCCGCTATCACGAGTCCGGGCAGTTCGCGTACCGACCCATCGTCCACGGGCCGTTCCTCTTCGTCGTCAACGACTGGGTGTTCTCGATTCCCTTCCTCGGCGCCTCCGATTTCAGCGCCCGCCTGATCGTCGCCGTGGTCGGCGGCCTCCTCCCCCTCTCGGCGTGGCTGCTCCGTGACCGCCTGCGCGACGCCGAACTCGTCGCGCTGGCCGTCGTCCTCGCGGTCAACCCCTTGCTCGTCTACTACTCGCGGTTCATGCGCAACGACGTCCTCGTCGGCGCGTTCGCGTTCGTCGCGCTCGCCCTGTTCGTCCGCGCCGTAGACCGTGGCGACGCCCGTCTCGTCTACCCCGCCGCCGCGGCCATGGGGCTTGCCTTTACCACCAAGGAGAACGCCGTCGTCTACGTCCTCTGCTATCTCGGCGCGGGGGCGCTCCTCCTCGATCACCGCCTCTTCGGTGCCGCCCGCTCCAACCGCTCCGTCGTCCGCCTCGTCCGCCGCGACTGGCGGACGGCCCTCGCCTACCGCCTCGGAGCGTGGGGTGGCTCCGTCCGCCGCGGGATCGGACTCGCAGCCCTCCACACCGTCGGCGCCCTCGTCGCCTTCGTCGCCGTCGTCGTGTTCTTCTACGCCCCCCGACCCGACCTCTGGGCGGCGCTCGCGTCGCCGAGCCGCCTCCCCGGCGTCGTCGAGGCGGCGACCGTCGGTTCCTGGGAGTCCTTCTACAGCCTCTGGGTCGCGGGGAGCCACCAGAACCACGACTACCTGCCCTTCCTCTACGACTACCTCGAAACCCTGCTGTACGGCGCGCCGTTCGTCCTCCTGTTTGCCCTGCTCGGCTTCGTCGCCGACGGCTACGGCGAGGACGGCTACCGCGACGTCGTCGCGTTCGCGGCCTACTGGGGCGTGGTGAGCATTATCGGCTACCCCGTCGCGACGGACATCCGGGCGCCGTGGGCGGCGGTCCACGCCGTGATTCCGCTCGCCGTCCCCGCCGCCGTCGGCGTCGCCGCCACCGCCCGGCGCGTCAGGGAGACGATCCGGGCGGCCGACGACGCCGACGCCAGCGGTTCGCTCACCCCCGCGACGTGGACCCGTCCCGCCGTCCTCGCGGCCATCGTGCTCTGTGCCGCCGCGGTGGGTGCCGTCGGCGCCAACGCCGCCTACGCCAACAGCGCGTCCGACGAGGCGGCCGGCGAGGTGATCCAGTGGGCACAGCCCGAGAACGACCTGAAGGATACGCTCGAACTCGTCCGCGGCGTCGTCCGCGCGAACGAGGGCACGGACGTGCTGTTCGTCGGCACGCACACGCCGGGCAACCCGAGCGACGTGCGCTTCTACGTCGCAAACGAGAGTACGCTCGATCAACCCCGCCCCGGCGGGCCGTCGTGGCACACCCGCCTCCCGCTCCCGTGGTATCTCGAACGCTACGGCGCCGAGGTGACGAGCACCGCGCCGGACGCGTCGCTCCCCGCGGACCCGCCGCCGGTGGTCGTCGCCGCGGGGTGGGACGAGGACCGAGTGGCGCGGGAGCTACAGGGTTACGAACGCCATCGTCACGACTTCCGGCTCTGGAGCGACGAAATCGTCGTGTTCGTCGACGAGTCGGCGCTGGAACGGGCGCGCGGGCAGGGGGACACGTAG
- the folP gene encoding dihydropteroate synthase yields MDYHAAADFLSDLRRFALDPGTESIRELLAYLDDPHEGVAFVQVAGSNGKGSTARMTESILREAGYRTGLYTSPHFDDIRERVRVDGRKITESAVVEFVDRVRPFLVDRAVEGDPLTSFETLTAMSLWYFGRSDVDVAVLEVGMGGRLDATSVVDPVAAAVTAVSLEHTEVLGDTLDDIAAEKVTVAPEDAPLVTGATGDSLAAVRRHAPDARTVGLAAESPDVRVRYDGVVNHAEAGVALTGDDWSVETRVPLPGAYQARNAGVAATLARQVGGDRVTEAHLERGLRNAHWPGRFEVVERDPLVVLDGAHNPDACGAVGETLAEYDYDDLHLVFGAMHDKDHRSMVEALPRAASVRTCAPALERAADPAVLAASFEAAGAEGTVESAHSVAAALDAARDAAAPDDCVLVVGSLFAVAEARRRWSRLAITRAVDDDDDARAVLDRAHPDAVDAAAVAGESASTVVTVHLDRQEARALDRAAGRVGAAAVTADYRTGRELRAAVVAGTNAELRALLAALDRRGLANVADTLRPRIDDGGTAPSPDRDYPWIERPSVMGILNVTPDSFHDGGEYFDASVAVERAEAMVDAGADVIDVGGESTRPGADPVPVEEEIERVKPVIEALDDLDALVSIDTRKAAVGRAALEAGADILNDVTGLEDPEMRFLAAEFDVPVIVMHSIDAPVVPGKTITYDDVVSDVIDELAERVALAERAGLDREQVIVDPGLGFGKSNVENFELLDRLPEFQALGCPLLLGHSHKSMFAHVGQESGERLPATVAATALAVDRGADIVRVHDVVENVAAVRTAVATADAAGVPDDWRA; encoded by the coding sequence ATGGACTACCACGCCGCGGCGGACTTTCTTTCCGACCTCCGCCGCTTCGCGCTCGATCCGGGCACCGAGTCGATCCGGGAGCTACTGGCCTACCTCGACGACCCTCACGAGGGCGTCGCGTTCGTCCAGGTCGCCGGCTCGAACGGCAAAGGCAGCACCGCACGCATGACCGAGTCCATCCTCCGCGAGGCGGGCTACCGCACGGGGCTGTACACCTCACCCCATTTCGACGACATCCGGGAACGGGTCCGCGTCGACGGGCGGAAGATCACCGAATCCGCCGTCGTCGAGTTCGTCGATCGGGTGCGTCCGTTCCTGGTCGACCGCGCCGTCGAGGGCGATCCGCTCACCTCGTTCGAGACGCTCACGGCCATGAGTCTCTGGTACTTCGGTCGCTCGGACGTGGACGTGGCGGTGCTCGAAGTGGGCATGGGCGGCCGCCTCGACGCGACGAGCGTGGTCGATCCCGTCGCCGCCGCGGTGACCGCGGTGAGCCTCGAACACACCGAAGTGCTCGGCGACACGCTGGACGACATCGCCGCGGAGAAGGTGACCGTCGCCCCCGAGGACGCGCCGCTGGTGACGGGCGCGACCGGCGACTCGCTTGCGGCCGTCCGCCGGCACGCCCCCGACGCACGCACCGTCGGTCTCGCCGCGGAGTCGCCGGACGTGCGCGTCCGCTACGACGGCGTCGTCAACCACGCGGAAGCGGGCGTCGCCCTGACGGGGGACGACTGGAGCGTGGAGACGCGCGTTCCCCTCCCCGGCGCGTACCAGGCGCGGAACGCGGGGGTCGCCGCAACCCTGGCGCGACAGGTCGGCGGCGACCGCGTGACCGAAGCGCATCTCGAACGCGGCCTCCGGAACGCCCACTGGCCCGGTCGGTTCGAAGTCGTCGAGCGTGACCCGCTGGTCGTCCTCGACGGCGCCCACAACCCCGATGCCTGCGGGGCCGTCGGGGAGACCCTCGCCGAGTACGACTACGACGACCTCCACCTCGTCTTCGGCGCGATGCACGACAAGGACCACCGGTCGATGGTCGAAGCGCTCCCCCGGGCTGCGTCGGTGCGGACCTGCGCGCCGGCGCTCGAACGCGCTGCCGACCCCGCAGTGCTCGCCGCGTCCTTCGAGGCGGCTGGCGCCGAGGGGACCGTCGAATCCGCACACTCCGTCGCCGCCGCTCTCGACGCCGCCCGCGACGCCGCCGCCCCCGACGACTGCGTGCTCGTCGTCGGCTCGCTCTTTGCCGTCGCCGAGGCGCGGCGCCGGTGGTCGCGGCTCGCGATCACCCGCGCCGTCGACGACGACGACGACGCCCGGGCGGTGCTCGACCGCGCGCACCCCGACGCCGTCGACGCCGCGGCGGTGGCGGGCGAGAGCGCGAGCACCGTCGTGACCGTCCATCTCGACCGCCAGGAGGCGCGGGCGCTCGACCGCGCCGCCGGGCGCGTCGGCGCGGCCGCCGTCACCGCCGACTACCGCACCGGACGCGAACTCCGCGCCGCCGTCGTCGCCGGCACGAACGCCGAACTCCGGGCGCTCCTCGCGGCGCTCGACCGCCGGGGCCTGGCGAACGTCGCCGACACCTTGCGCCCGCGGATCGACGACGGGGGGACGGCGCCGTCGCCCGACCGCGACTACCCCTGGATCGAACGGCCGTCGGTCATGGGAATCCTGAACGTCACGCCGGACAGCTTCCACGACGGCGGTGAGTACTTCGACGCCTCGGTGGCCGTCGAGCGCGCCGAGGCGATGGTCGACGCGGGTGCCGACGTGATCGACGTGGGCGGCGAGAGCACGCGCCCCGGCGCCGACCCCGTCCCCGTCGAGGAGGAGATCGAGCGCGTCAAGCCCGTGATCGAGGCGCTCGACGACCTCGACGCGCTCGTGTCCATCGACACCCGGAAAGCGGCCGTCGGGCGGGCCGCCCTGGAGGCCGGCGCCGACATCCTCAACGACGTGACGGGGCTCGAAGATCCCGAGATGCGTTTTCTCGCCGCCGAGTTCGACGTGCCGGTGATCGTGATGCACAGCATCGACGCGCCGGTCGTCCCCGGCAAGACCATCACCTACGACGACGTGGTGTCGGACGTGATCGACGAACTCGCGGAGCGGGTGGCGCTCGCGGAACGGGCAGGGCTGGACCGCGAGCAGGTGATCGTCGATCCCGGCCTGGGCTTCGGGAAGAGCAACGTCGAGAACTTCGAACTCCTCGATCGATTACCCGAGTTCCAAGCGCTCGGCTGTCCGCTTCTCCTCGGCCACTCCCACAAGTCGATGTTCGCCCACGTCGGGCAGGAGTCCGGCGAGCGTCTCCCCGCGACGGTCGCGGCGACGGCGCTGGCGGTCGACCGCGGCGCCGACATCGTGCGCGTCCACGACGTGGTCGAGAACGTCGCCGCCGTCCGCACCGCCGTCGCGACGGCGGACGCGGCGGGCGTCCCCGACGACTGGCGGGCGTAG
- a CDS encoding NRDE family protein — protein sequence MCTLTLAWQVFPDSPVVVAANRDERRDRPSEPPRRTESNPAVVAPRDARAGGTWIGYNDAGVFVGITNRPVDGATPERSRGLLVADALREPDATSAARLVERSADAHDYDGYNLVVADANAAFLFEWDGHLRVTQLDPGVHVVVNSGAALGGGGAVTDAFATPNDPGRADRAIERAESARAVRTALTPEPGEGATAWLDRAAAVLADHEFGVCLHENGYGTRSSSLIRLGDRDEYRFAPGPPCETAYEPVATDADSSV from the coding sequence GTGTGCACCCTGACGCTCGCGTGGCAGGTGTTCCCCGATTCGCCGGTCGTCGTCGCCGCCAACCGCGACGAACGGCGTGACCGGCCCTCGGAGCCGCCGCGCCGAACCGAGTCGAACCCGGCCGTCGTCGCTCCGCGCGACGCCCGCGCCGGCGGGACGTGGATCGGCTACAACGACGCCGGCGTCTTCGTCGGCATCACGAACCGCCCCGTCGACGGGGCGACGCCCGAACGCTCCCGCGGCCTCCTCGTCGCCGACGCGCTTCGGGAACCGGACGCCACGTCGGCCGCTCGTCTCGTCGAACGGTCGGCCGACGCCCACGACTACGACGGCTACAACCTCGTCGTCGCCGACGCGAACGCCGCCTTCCTGTTCGAGTGGGACGGCCATCTCCGGGTGACTCAACTCGATCCCGGCGTCCACGTCGTCGTCAACAGCGGCGCGGCGCTGGGTGGCGGCGGCGCCGTCACCGACGCCTTCGCGACTCCCAACGACCCCGGACGTGCGGACCGAGCGATCGAACGGGCCGAGAGCGCCCGCGCGGTCCGGACGGCGCTGACCCCCGAACCGGGGGAGGGGGCGACCGCGTGGCTCGACCGGGCGGCGGCGGTCCTCGCCGACCACGAGTTCGGCGTCTGCCTCCACGAGAACGGCTACGGAACCCGGTCGTCGTCGCTGATCCGTCTCGGCGACCGCGACGAGTATCGGTTCGCCCCCGGGCCGCCGTGCGAGACGGCGTACGAGCCGGTCGCGACCGACGCCGACAGCAGTGTTTAG
- a CDS encoding helix-turn-helix transcriptional regulator, with protein sequence MSAVGDADLSADERAALEIVLDARGIHQSELWKELDVSSRKGSRLAESLVEQGLIQREETVYQGHNTYLLMPTARDLDFALLMAGDMLSPFIGEEEVDPRSDAFSQWLMNLAYEEY encoded by the coding sequence ATGAGCGCAGTCGGTGATGCCGACCTCTCGGCCGACGAACGCGCGGCGCTCGAAATCGTCCTCGACGCCCGCGGCATCCACCAGAGCGAACTGTGGAAGGAGCTCGACGTCTCGTCCCGGAAGGGGAGCCGTCTCGCCGAATCGCTGGTCGAACAGGGGCTGATCCAGCGCGAAGAGACCGTCTACCAGGGGCACAACACCTACCTCCTGATGCCGACCGCCCGTGACCTGGATTTCGCCCTCCTCATGGCCGGCGACATGCTCTCGCCGTTCATCGGCGAGGAGGAAGTCGACCCCCGGAGTGACGCGTTCTCGCAGTGGCTGATGAACCTCGCGTACGAAGAGTACTGA
- the psmA gene encoding archaeal proteasome endopeptidase complex subunit alpha produces the protein MQGQAQQQAYDRGITIFSPDGRLYQVEYAREAVKRGTASIGVRTEDGVVLAADKRSRSPLMEPTSVEKIHKADDHAGIASAGHVADARQLIDFARRQAQINRLRYSEPIGIETLTKEVTDHIQQYTQVGGARPFGVALLIGGIEDGAPRLYETDPSGTPYEWKAVSIGANRGDLQEYLEENYADGLDLDGGIELALHALATTNDGDLEPAGVDVATIDVDSEQFHELTNDEIETHLDALELLPSEDDEDDEA, from the coding sequence ATGCAGGGACAAGCCCAACAGCAGGCATACGACCGCGGGATAACGATCTTTTCGCCGGATGGCCGCCTCTATCAGGTCGAATACGCGCGGGAGGCCGTCAAGCGAGGGACAGCGAGCATCGGCGTTCGGACGGAAGACGGCGTGGTACTGGCGGCGGATAAGCGCTCTCGGTCGCCGCTGATGGAGCCGACGAGCGTCGAGAAGATCCACAAGGCCGACGACCACGCCGGTATCGCCTCCGCCGGTCACGTCGCCGACGCGCGCCAGTTGATCGACTTCGCCCGCCGGCAGGCCCAGATCAACCGCCTCCGGTACAGCGAACCCATCGGCATCGAGACGCTGACGAAGGAAGTCACCGACCACATCCAGCAGTACACGCAGGTCGGCGGGGCGCGTCCCTTCGGCGTCGCCCTCCTCATCGGCGGCATCGAGGACGGCGCACCTCGCCTCTACGAGACCGACCCCTCGGGGACGCCCTACGAGTGGAAGGCGGTCTCCATCGGCGCCAACCGCGGTGATCTCCAGGAGTACCTCGAAGAGAACTACGCGGACGGCCTCGACCTCGACGGTGGGATCGAACTCGCGCTCCACGCGCTCGCCACGACCAACGACGGCGACCTCGAACCCGCCGGCGTCGACGTGGCGACCATCGACGTCGACTCCGAGCAGTTCCACGAACTCACGAACGACGAGATCGAGACCCACCTCGACGCTCTCGAACTCCTCCCCAGCGAGGACGACGAGGACGACGAGGCGTAA
- a CDS encoding Rpp14/Pop5 family protein, which produces MKHLPKHLQPRWRYLAVALEAWPDADISRSDFQRAVWYAAGNLLGDPGSADADCRVLHFRFEDGTGEAVVRARRGEVGPARAALACVSEVDGHPVGLHVRGVSGTVRTCEERYLGRRAGVRVERRVVFENDRRRGYVRDGNVDVDGPDGFTGATELDLDSEST; this is translated from the coding sequence ATGAAACACCTCCCAAAACACCTCCAGCCGCGGTGGCGCTACCTCGCCGTAGCGTTGGAGGCGTGGCCCGACGCCGACATCTCTCGCTCGGACTTCCAGCGGGCGGTGTGGTACGCGGCGGGCAACCTGCTGGGCGACCCGGGGAGCGCGGACGCCGACTGCCGCGTCCTACACTTCAGGTTCGAGGACGGCACGGGGGAGGCGGTGGTGCGAGCGCGGCGCGGCGAGGTGGGGCCGGCACGGGCGGCGCTGGCCTGTGTGAGCGAGGTGGACGGCCACCCGGTCGGTCTCCACGTCCGCGGCGTCTCGGGGACGGTCCGGACTTGTGAAGAAAGGTATTTAGGACGCCGGGCCGGAGTGCGGGTCGAGAGACGCGTCGTGTTCGAGAACGACCGTCGGCGTGGCTACGTCCGTGACGGCAACGTGGACGTTGACGGGCCGGACGGATTCACGGGCGCGACCGAACTCGATCTCGATTCAGAGTCAACGTGA
- a CDS encoding RNase P subunit p30 family protein → MYEAVHAHPDGAATAARVAATAARMGYDGVVIRARDAAPDYPAIREASGIDVVDAVEIAASDPEGASGAVGGLRPDHTLLSVRGGTDRLNRFAVEQERVDVLARPMAGDGDVNHVLANRAAANGVRIEFDFGPVLRTTGGERVRALRDLRKLREVVADAGAPFLVSANPASHLELRASRELVAVGEAVGFDPETVRAGLREWGELADRNRHRRSEAFVEPGVERGRYDG, encoded by the coding sequence ATGTACGAGGCGGTCCACGCCCACCCCGACGGCGCCGCGACGGCCGCGCGCGTCGCCGCGACGGCCGCACGCATGGGCTACGACGGCGTGGTGATCCGAGCACGGGACGCGGCGCCGGACTACCCCGCGATCCGTGAGGCGTCGGGCATCGACGTCGTCGACGCCGTCGAGATAGCGGCGTCGGATCCCGAAGGCGCGAGCGGCGCCGTCGGTGGCCTGCGACCCGATCACACCCTTCTCTCGGTCCGCGGTGGCACCGATCGTCTCAATCGCTTCGCCGTCGAACAGGAGCGCGTCGACGTGCTCGCGCGCCCGATGGCCGGCGACGGCGACGTGAACCACGTCCTCGCCAACCGTGCCGCCGCGAACGGCGTCCGGATCGAGTTCGACTTCGGGCCGGTGCTGCGGACGACCGGCGGCGAACGCGTGCGGGCGCTCCGCGACCTGCGCAAACTCCGGGAAGTCGTCGCGGACGCCGGCGCCCCCTTTCTCGTCAGCGCCAACCCGGCGTCGCATCTCGAACTCCGGGCGTCGCGGGAACTGGTCGCCGTCGGCGAGGCGGTCGGCTTCGACCCCGAGACGGTTCGGGCCGGGCTGCGCGAGTGGGGCGAACTCGCCGACCGCAACCGTCACCGGCGGTCCGAGGCGTTCGTCGAACCGGGGGTCGAACGGGGGCGCTACGACGGATGA
- a CDS encoding M20/M25/M40 family metallo-hydrolase, with protein MSGRVDGAFDPVGFLDSAVRIASHEDVTEMRDVLVETLAEHGADPLVDGAGNTLATTGSGSPHVVLNTHVDTVSPHVPYDRADGVIHGRGACDAKGPLAAMLAAFFAYGGDGGRLTLAITPDEEVYSTGAAALDLSVLPGVESATADYYVVGEPTGLDVCTAAKGRFEGTVRLSGRNAHAAEPASGVNAVAAAEDALAAVRTFDAARDPHPDLGPATLTPTVIAGGEATNQVPADCAITVDRRSVPPETAAGFAAALERAVDDATPAPVGVDFAPTERPTPFLEAFATDDDEPVVRYLSAAAERVTDGAAGAIRPFTAATEASYFAPAPTVVFGPGVLADDAGPVAHADREYVRIAEVERAATALTDALGGLLG; from the coding sequence GTGAGCGGGCGGGTCGACGGCGCCTTCGACCCCGTCGGGTTCCTCGATTCGGCCGTCCGCATCGCCTCCCACGAGGACGTGACCGAGATGCGCGACGTTCTGGTCGAGACCCTCGCGGAGCACGGCGCCGACCCCCTCGTCGACGGCGCGGGGAACACGCTCGCCACGACGGGGTCGGGATCGCCACACGTCGTGTTGAACACCCACGTCGACACCGTGTCGCCCCACGTCCCATACGACCGCGCCGACGGCGTGATCCACGGCCGCGGCGCCTGCGACGCGAAGGGACCGCTCGCGGCCATGCTCGCGGCCTTCTTCGCCTACGGCGGCGACGGCGGCCGGCTCACCCTCGCCATCACGCCGGACGAGGAGGTGTACTCGACCGGCGCGGCGGCGCTCGACCTCTCGGTCCTGCCCGGCGTCGAGTCGGCCACCGCGGACTACTACGTCGTCGGCGAGCCCACCGGTCTCGACGTGTGTACGGCCGCGAAGGGGCGCTTCGAGGGGACGGTCCGCCTCTCGGGGCGGAACGCCCACGCCGCCGAACCGGCGTCGGGGGTGAACGCCGTCGCCGCCGCGGAGGACGCGTTGGCGGCGGTTCGGACCTTCGACGCCGCGCGCGACCCCCATCCCGACCTCGGGCCGGCGACGCTGACGCCGACGGTGATCGCCGGCGGCGAGGCGACGAATCAAGTGCCCGCCGACTGTGCGATCACCGTCGACCGGCGGAGCGTGCCGCCTGAGACGGCCGCCGGGTTCGCGGCCGCACTCGAACGCGCCGTCGACGACGCCACGCCCGCCCCCGTCGGCGTCGACTTCGCGCCCACCGAGCGCCCGACGCCGTTTCTCGAAGCGTTCGCAACCGACGACGACGAACCGGTCGTCCGGTACCTGTCCGCGGCGGCCGAGCGCGTGACCGACGGCGCCGCCGGCGCCATCCGCCCGTTCACCGCCGCCACCGAAGCCTCGTACTTCGCGCCGGCGCCGACCGTCGTGTTCGGTCCCGGCGTCCTCGCGGACGACGCTGGCCCCGTCGCCCACGCCGACCGCGAGTACGTCCGTATCGCCGAGGTGGAGCGCGCGGCGACGGCGCTGACCGACGCCCTCGGCGGGCTGCTCGGCTGA